CGGGCGACTGTGCCGCTTGCCCTCGTACGGATGCGTTTGCGTCTGTTTGCTTTGTAGGCTGGGCAAAGCCATTCGTCAAGGGTGATACTGCGTAAATCCGGACGAAAGTGGAAGGCCATGCGCTGGATGTACTTGTTCGCGGACCTCGAAGCCCAAGCGGCAGCGGCGGCGAAGGCGGAACGTGACGGCGAGGTTGCCGAGCGCGTTCGCATCGAGACCGGCCGGATCACCCTGCTAGCCCGGCTCACCGGGGCGGTCGGCCACGCCATCTCCCTGCGCTGCATCGGACTCGGGCACTGCAACGGCCGCCTCGACCAGGTCGGCCGGGACTGGCTGCTCATCACCGAGCCGAGCGGCCTCGAGACGCTCGTGCCCATGTGGTCGCTGCTCGGCGTCGGCGGACTCGGACGGCACTCGACCGAGGTCGAGACGAGCCCGGTCGAGCTCGGCCTGCGCTCCGCGTTGCGCGGGGTCGTCCGGGACCGGTCGCCGGTCCGGCTGGTGCTCACCGACGGCACGCCGGTCGACGGGACGCTCGATCGCGTCGGCGCGGACTACGTCGAGATCGCCGAGCATCCCCTGGGTGAGCCGCGCCGGCCGGGCGTGATCCGGGGCGTCCGGACGGTGCCGCTGGCCGGCGTGGCGGCCCTGCGCCGATGGTGAGCCGCGGGTCAGTCGGGCGGCAGTGGCTCGTCGCGTCCGAGCGGGTGGGCCTCGACGAAGGCGCGGGTCTCGGTGTACATGCGCTCGATGTAGCCCTCGAGCTGCTGGCGCTCGACCCGCCACTGTCCGCGGCCGCCGATCTTGATGGCGGGCAGCGCACCGCTGCGGACCAGTGCGTACGTCTGCGACGCGGAGATGTTCAACACTTCGGCGACATCACTGAGGGTGAGAAAGCGGTCGGGGGTCATCGCATCCTTCCGGCGACATCTCGGGTCGACCCACGCTCAGTGTGGCATTGACGCCGCTCTGGTGACGGAGCGACGTCGCCGCGGTCCAGTCCGACGTAGTACGCAAAAGGGATCGTACCGGTGTATAACATCCCTGACTCACCGGAGAGGAGCTCTCATTGGACACCCCGCCGCCTTCGCCTCCCGCCCGCCGGCTGCGCCCACCGACCTGGATCAACGCCCGGGTGATCGTCGGCGTCCTACTGGTCGCTGGCTCTGTGGTCGCGGGCTCGGCGACCGTCACCGCGGCGGACCGCTCGGTGCGGGTGTGGGCGCTGACCCGGGACGTGGCCGCCAGCACGGTGCTCTCGGCCCAGGACGTCCGGCCCGCCCGAGTGCGGCTGTTCGACACCGCGCCGCGCTACCTGAGCACCACGCGGTCCCCGGCCGGACGGACGGTCACCCGGGCCCTGTCCGCCGGTGAGCTGCTGCCGGTCACCGCGGTACGGACCGGCGACCCGGCGCTCGTGGTCAACCTGCCGGTCCGGCCGGAGAACGCGCCCTCCCTACAGCGCGGCCAGGCCGTCGAGGTCTGGGCCGGGACCAAGGACTGCGGTCCGCGCCGGGTGCTGGCCTCGGCCGCCGTCCAGGACGTCCGCACCGACGGCTCCGGCGCGCTGGCTACCGGCACCGGGCTGCTGCAGGTCGTCCTCCGGGTCGGCCGGGCGGATGCGGACCGGCTGCTGGCGGTGCTCGGGGTCGATTCCACGATCCGGCTGGTGGTGGTCGACGGTGCACCGGCCGGCGCATCGGTCACGCCCTGCGACCGGGACGGCGGGACCCAGCCGTGATGCGGATACCGGTCGTCACGGCGATGCCGGGCGCACCCTGGGAACCGGACCTGGTGGTCGCGCTGGAGAGGGGGGACCACGGTGTGACCGTCGTCGGGCGCTGTGTGGACCTGCCCGAGCTGCTGGCCTCGGCGGCCGTCGGAACGGCCCGGGCGGTGCTGTTGTCGGCGGACCTCGGCGGGCTCGACCGCGAGGCGGTGAGCCGGCTGGGCTCCTCCGGGGTGGTCGCGATCGGGCTGACCGCCGCGGGCGACGCGGCTGCGGAGACCCGGCTGCGGCGGGCCGGCGTACCGCGGGTGCTGCCGATCGACGCGGGTGCCGCCGAGGTGGCCCGGGTGGTCATCGAGGCGGTCGCCGACGGTGTCGCCGCCGACAGCGGTTGGTTCGCGGATCCGGCGGCCGCGCTGCCCGTTCTCGGTCCGCCGGCGCGGACCCCGATGCCGGCTCGCGGGCGGGGCCGGGTGCTGGCCGTCTGGGGACCGACCGGCGCGCCCGGGCGTACGACGGTCGCGATCGGCGTCGCCGACGAAGCCGCCCGGCTCGGCGTCTCGACGTTGCTCGTGGACGCCGACCCGTACGGCGGGACGGTCGCGCAGACGCTCGGACTGCTGGACGAGTCGGCCGGGCTGGCGTTGGCCTGCCGGGATGCGGTCGCCGGCCGGCTGGATCCGACCCGGCTGGCCCAGCAGAGCCGCCAATTGCGGCCGAACCTGCGCGCGCTGACCGGGATCACCCGCGCCGACCGCTGGCCCGAGCTGCCGCCCGTGGCCGTGCAGGCCGCTCTGGCCCAGGCCCGGCACCTGTCCGCGCTCACCGTCGTCGACT
Above is a window of Mycobacteriales bacterium DNA encoding:
- a CDS encoding SAF domain-containing protein, which gives rise to MDTPPPSPPARRLRPPTWINARVIVGVLLVAGSVVAGSATVTAADRSVRVWALTRDVAASTVLSAQDVRPARVRLFDTAPRYLSTTRSPAGRTVTRALSAGELLPVTAVRTGDPALVVNLPVRPENAPSLQRGQAVEVWAGTKDCGPRRVLASAAVQDVRTDGSGALATGTGLLQVVLRVGRADADRLLAVLGVDSTIRLVVVDGAPAGASVTPCDRDGGTQP
- a CDS encoding helix-turn-helix domain-containing protein, with translation MTPDRFLTLSDVAEVLNISASQTYALVRSGALPAIKIGGRGQWRVERQQLEGYIERMYTETRAFVEAHPLGRDEPLPPD